The Antennarius striatus isolate MH-2024 chromosome 11, ASM4005453v1, whole genome shotgun sequence genome window below encodes:
- the mrps5 gene encoding small ribosomal subunit protein uS5m has protein sequence MAASVRMFCALRIATRGSVPFGSACGVVQVTRLACRVSVTSLLVNPRLPAWQQSRHGSFFNKLTAEELWKGMLAETGAGSRSGRGKRGKRKVKKDLNRGQRIGEGRAGFLWPGLNIPVTKHGILQPITQRNDAERQEAHVEMLRFRDEWEKRLRTKVKKERGWTGHTWGGISLNPPDPGPNQETYEDFQVYVLEVKNVFTMTAKEGRKKTVSCLVATGNGKGAAGFALGKSADRRTALRKAKNKALRYLYYVERYNDHSIYHDIVSKFKKTTLHMKKQHDGYGLHCHRAIITLCKLIGIKNMYCKVEGSTNILNITKALFKGLTNQETHQTLADKKRLHVVEFQPQRDPLPIVVASPTDETRLDPEPEDQIPNNRLDWRDIKAAQGFKRSVWANVKRSVY, from the exons ATGGCGGCGTCCGTACGGATGTTTTGTGCCCTCCGCATTGCAACAAGag GTTCGGTGCCGTTCGGTTCCGCTTGTGGAGTAGTTCAGGTAACCCGGCTGGCCTGTCGAGTCTCGGTTACTTCTCTCCTAGTAAACCCCCGACTTCCAGCCTGGCAGCAAAGCAGACATGGAAGCTTCTTCAACAAAT tgaCAGCTGAAGAGCTGTGGAAAGGCATGTTGGCAGAAACTGGCGCCGGGAGCAGGTCAGGCAGAGGAAAGAGGGGCAAGCGCAAAGTGAAGAAAGATCTGAATCGCGGACAGAGAATCGGAGAGG GCCGCGCTGGTTTTCTGTGGCCTGGTTTGAACATCCCAGTAACAAAGCACGGGATTCTACAGCCTATAACTCAGAGAAACGATGCTGAGCGGCAGGAAGCCCATGTTGAAATGT TGCGTTTCAGGGATGAGTGGGAGAAGAGGCTGAGGACGAAGGTGAAGAAGGAAAGAGGATGGACAGGACACACGTGGGGTGGCATCAGCCTCAACCCCCCGGATCCTGGACCCAACCAAG AAACCTACGAAGACTTTCAAGTATATGTCCTTGAG GTGAAAAACGTCTTCACTATGACGGCAAAAGAGGGCCGTAAGAAGACCGTCAGCTGTCTTGTCGCCACAGGAAATGGCAAAGGAGCTGCAG GTTTTGCGTTGGGTAAATCCGCAGACAGAAGGACAGCTCTGAGGAAG GCCAAAAACAAAGCGCTGCGGTATTTGTACTATGTAGAACGATACAACGACCACAGCA TTTATCATGATATAGTATCCAAGTTCAAGAAGACAACGCTCCACATGAAGAAACAACACGATG GTTACGGTCTTCACTGCCATCGGGCAATCATCACACTGTGCAAGCTGATTGGCATCAAGAACATGTACTGCAAAGTGGAAGGCTCTACCAATATCCTCAACATCACCAAGGCCCTCTTTAAGGGATTGACCAATCAG GAAACCCACCAAACGCTGGCCGACAAGAAGCGTCTCCACGTGGTGGAGTTCCAGCCACAGAGAGACCCGCTGCCCATCGTGGTGGCGAGCCCCACAGACGAGACGCGGCTCGACCCGGAGCCAGAAGACCAGATACCAAACAACCGTCTGGACTGGAGGGACATCAAAGCGGCACAGGGATTCAAACGGTCCGTGTGGGCGAATGTCAAACGCTCCGTCTACTAG